In one window of Desulfurobacterium indicum DNA:
- the ccsB gene encoding c-type cytochrome biogenesis protein CcsB, with translation MINSVQLFNIGMVVFLAASVFYTIHAFSKSETAGKIATYLSLLGVGVQGVAFVVRGMEKARLNMVSDWLAFYKYAPFTNMYESLMLFGWSIVIIYLIFEKKYKNKIFGMFVLPLAVISEASTQILGFNPEAQPLVPALQSNWLLFHVVTTFIGYAGFAVSAGVAFAYFAKREDTNRTDWAVVFLTTVFTVFFIIYSAYRTNLLMFLAISVVVAGLFTLFLMWLNKSKYSKYLPPIETLEDIMYQSAAVGFVFLTIGIILGAVWAKYAWGGYWSWDPKETWSLITWLVYSAYLHARYIKGLSGKPLAYFTIIGFLCVIFTYYGVNLILPGLHSYAQ, from the coding sequence ATGATTAATTCTGTCCAGCTCTTTAACATTGGAATGGTGGTTTTTCTTGCTGCTTCTGTCTTCTACACCATTCATGCATTTTCAAAATCAGAAACAGCCGGAAAAATTGCTACTTACCTTTCACTCCTGGGTGTCGGTGTCCAGGGTGTAGCATTTGTAGTAAGAGGAATGGAAAAAGCCAGGCTTAACATGGTAAGTGACTGGCTTGCATTTTACAAGTATGCACCTTTCACCAATATGTATGAATCCCTAATGCTCTTCGGATGGTCAATAGTGATCATCTATCTCATATTCGAGAAAAAATACAAAAACAAAATCTTCGGAATGTTTGTTCTTCCTCTGGCAGTAATCTCTGAAGCTTCCACACAGATTTTAGGTTTCAACCCTGAAGCACAGCCTCTGGTTCCTGCTCTCCAGAGTAACTGGCTTCTGTTTCACGTCGTAACAACCTTTATCGGATACGCAGGCTTCGCAGTAAGTGCCGGAGTAGCATTTGCCTACTTTGCCAAAAGAGAAGACACCAATAGAACCGACTGGGCTGTTGTTTTCCTGACAACCGTTTTCACCGTATTCTTCATCATCTACTCAGCTTACAGAACCAACCTTCTTATGTTTTTAGCTATATCAGTAGTAGTAGCAGGACTTTTTACACTCTTTCTCATGTGGCTTAACAAGAGTAAATACTCCAAGTATCTACCGCCAATTGAAACTCTTGAAGATATTATGTATCAATCTGCAGCTGTGGGATTTGTGTTTTTAACTATCGGAATCATACTGGGTGCAGTATGGGCTAAATATGCGTGGGGCGGTTACTGGTCATGGGATCCAAAAGAGACATGGTCACTTATTACGTGGCTTGTCTATTCTGCATACCTGCATGCAAGATATATTAAAGGGCTCTCTGGAAAACCGCTCGCATACTTCACAATCATTGGATTTTTATGTGTAATCTTTACATACTACGGAGTAAATCTCATTTTACCTGGACTTCACAGCTACGCACAATAA